In Zingiber officinale cultivar Zhangliang chromosome 1A, Zo_v1.1, whole genome shotgun sequence, the DNA window ATTAATGAGTGGTGTTCTGAAAACGCATAGTATAAGGTGTAAAGTGAAATTTTATCTATAATGTTAGTTAATACATATTTATTACTAAGCcggaaaatatataaataaataaagataaagCGATCGCCTTTTTCTCACCTTATCCGCTCCGACGAAGCCGCTTCTCAACAATGGCGACGGCGCTTCTCCACTTCTCCGCCGCATCGGCCGCCTCCACTCCCCTCTACACCACTCCCATTTTCCCCCGAGGGCTCCCTTCCTCTGCCGCCCGACTCCACTGCCCCCCACCATCTGTCCGACGGCGGGGGCGAGCATCGATGATGGCGAAGGCGTACAAGGTGACGATCGAACACGAGGAGGAGGCGCGGAcggtggaggtggaggaggacGAGACGATCCTGGGGCGGGTGCTGGAGGAGGGACTGGCGGTGCCACACGACTGCAAATTGGGGGTTTGCATGACCTGCCCTGCCCGGCTGGTGAGCGGTACCGTGGACCAGAGCGACGGTATGCTCAGCGACGACGTCATCGAGAAGGGATACGCCCTCCTCTGCGCCTCCTACCCGCGCTCCGACTGCCACATCCGCACCATCCCCGAGGAGGAATTGCTCTCCCTCCAGCTCGCCACCGCCAACGATTGACGTAAGCCCTAGTACTCGAGTCGTTGATTTCGCCGATGAGGGGCAATTAaatcagtatatatatatatatatatatatatatatatatatatataaattgcatCTTTAGTCTTTTTGATAGAGCTTTATGGTTGGTTGTTCATGATCTGCTTTCTTTGGTTTGGGACCTTCTCATTGTTCTTGACTAATGAACATAATAATGTCTTATGTTGTTCAGCCATTGAtgtaagttaaaataattatatttaggACATTAAACCTCTTAAAAAGCTTTCTGCCACATCATTGtcacatcaaaaattaaaaatcttactTCTTTTAATAACCACTCTTTATTATCATAAaacatctctcttttaaaaattttatttttttcaaaaattctttctttattctctttccattattttttttttaaacctggTCCCAAAATTTTGAtacaagtttataaaaaaaattataaaccacACCTATATAGTGGAGGAGGGATTTATATTGAGAGATTTATAGCATAAATTATATGCTATAAATCTCCCACTGCAGATGCCCTTATAAGATTATTTCCTTAggcatttataaattaattattgtCATGTTTTGTTCATGGACAATGCTTAAGACTTCATAAGTACTTTTAAATCTTCCATTGAATTTAAAATGCTTTAAGAAATCTATCATGATTTTAGATTGATCAAATTGAATAGTTTTAGTTTTGGCTAGTGTTATTTGGTCATTTTTAAATGTTCCATTAAATTTAAGTTGCTTTAAAAAATCAATCATGATTTTAGATTGGTCAAATTGATTAGTTTTATCCATCATAGCATTTTGATCAAAACACTTTGCTCAAAGGAACCTTAATGGATGACTTTTTATGATCAAAATTGTGTAGACATTTTACACGTTAAGAAAGGCAAATAAGGAAGAATATATTTCaatcttttttctttttgttgatAATCTAGTCCAATTTCACTAAAAGTAGATTACTTCTCCCCTATTCTCCTATAGATTAAATATTAAAGTTTATGCATACTCAAAAGTAAACCTTCAAAATATTTGTCCTATTTAGGATTCAAACCTTGCTCCTCTTATTGTTCTTATGAATGTTTTACCACTACATCACAACCAAGAGGAGGGCTATGTCAATGGCTTTAGTAAATATAACAATGGAGTACCTAGATTGGTAAATATCAAACCTTGAGTATGTTGTTTGGTAAATTGTTGATAATGTTTTGGAGGGAAAACAGGGTCGATGAGCCCAGCAGACTCAAACAAAATTGTAGCGAAGACAAACATGTATATAAATTTTATCATCAAAGCAAATACTAAGTTCTAGTTGATCGACTGAAGGGATGATACGTGGTCATCTCCAGTTCTAGTTGTGTAAACAAGCAAAGAGAATAATTCAAATGGCATTAACAATGTAGAATAAGGAGGGTTTAAAAGAGTCTTTtagccattttttttttaaataatgaacAAAATCCATGTAAATGAAAACAGAAGCTCACTGCAAAGTGATGGAGGAAAGAGGAGACTGTAAAGCAAATCGGATATTATTCACAGATGATATTCTGGATGATTAGTCGGAGCCGAAAGTGTTCTCCCCGCTGTAAGTCATATATAGGAAACCATCCTCATCCTTGTGTTCCTTGTAAATCACAGACAGCGTCGCAGCTACAAGAAAAATATAATCACTCTTCATGATGAGAAAACATGTTCAAACATAAAAATGTAACTTCAGCAATAATATCTTACCTGTGGATGGTAGTGTATTGTCAATGAAGACAAAGATGGCCTTCTCAGCGGAAAGCTTGATCCTCTTGCGAATCGCGTGAACAAATTGTCCCACAGTGAGGTCGGCTGGAGCAAGGTACCTGCGCTAAGTTATACGGCCAAAACAATATCTAGGAATAGTTCATCAGTCGAAGTGAACCTGATAAACCAATCTTGACAAAGTTATCAAATATTAAACTAATCCAGATTCATCAACTCTTATTCTGGCAGCAAAGTAGTGTAATATATAGTAGAGAAAACTAAAAGAGCATCTTCAGCAGGGAAAATTGATTA includes these proteins:
- the LOC122003314 gene encoding ferredoxin C 1, chloroplastic-like, encoding MATALLHFSAASAASTPLYTTPIFPRGLPSSAARLHCPPPSVRRRGRASMMAKAYKVTIEHEEEARTVEVEEDETILGRVLEEGLAVPHDCKLGVCMTCPARLVSGTVDQSDGMLSDDVIEKGYALLCASYPRSDCHIRTIPEEELLSLQLATAND
- the LOC122024724 gene encoding autophagy-related protein 8C-like isoform X1 — translated: MATSKFKLDHPLEWRKGEAAQISEKFPDMIPVIVEKAQRSDVPDITKRKYLAPADLTVGQFVHAIRKRIKLSAEKAIFVFIDNTLPSTAATLSVIYKEHKDEDGFLYMTYSGENTFGSD